A single genomic interval of Salmo trutta chromosome 13, fSalTru1.1, whole genome shotgun sequence harbors:
- the LOC115206051 gene encoding NLR family CARD domain-containing protein 3-like encodes MFPGALHKVLTSTANKLLRPRRLLRRYIKKAFSWGGHHQSGHMDLFCRFVSGLLVPQTHVILDGLFRGRSQILPSLSSSSLSLPSPSPPPTPPFLLSLLHSQLQCGRLSPERQVNVCHCLYEAQDPGLAQRLQAWLQVLAQQQVPDQSIPAKRDWSELAFLLQLNPDLQDLNLEAQGLDAQGLHRLLPVLPLFSTLRLGQNPLGPEGAVVLACAVQSPDCRVERLWVVGTGLGCEGLMVLTEGLKDNHTVVDLRMAINHIGDVGAGCLADLLRTNHTLKDVRLRDNQITDKGAELLMEALTKNTTLEHLWMFDNKLSKEGVRKLKEFARSTSHLDIKVCI; translated from the exons ATGTTTCCAGGTGCCCTGCACAAAGTGTTAACCTCCACTGCTAATAAGCTGCTGAGGCCCAGACGGCTCCTGCGCAGATACATCAAGAAGGCTTTCTCCTGGGGTGGACACCATCAGTCTGGTCACATGGACCTCTTCTGCAG ATTTGTATCTGGTCTATTGGTACCTCAAACCCATGTCATCCTGGATGGACTATTCCGAGGCAGATCACAAatactcccatctctctcctcctcctctctatccctgccctctccttctcctcctcccacccctccctttctcctgAGCCTGCTCCACTCCCAGCTCCAATGTGGCAGACTGAGTCCAGAGAGGCAGGTCAACGTGTGCCACTGCCTGTACGAGGCCCAGGACCCAGGCCTGGCGCAGCGTCTACAAGCCTGGCTGCAGGTCCTGGCCCAGCAACAGGTCCCAGACCAGTCTATCccagccaagagagactggaGCGAGCTGGCCTTCCTGCTGCAGCTGAACCCAGACCTGCAGGATCTGAATCTGGAGGCCCAGGGGCTGGATGCACAGGGCCTGCACAGACTGTTGCCTGTACTCCCTCTCTTCAGCACCCTCAG GCTAGGGCAGAATCCACTGGGTCCAGAGGGGGCAGTTGTGTTAGCCTGTGCCGTGCAGAGCCCAGACTGCCGTGTCGAGAGACTGTG GGTGGTGGGGACAGGACTGGGTTGTGAGGGACTCATGGTGCTTACAGAAGGACTGAAAGACAACCACACAGTGGTCGACCTCAG GATGGCCATCAATCACATTGGCGATGTGGGAGCGGGCTGTCTGGCGGATCTACTGCGGACCAATCATACACTTAAAGATGTCAG GCTCCGTGACAACCAGATTACTGATAAGGGAGCAGAACTCCTCATGGAAGCACTGACTAAGAATACCACTCTGGAACATCTCTG